Part of the Vagococcus teuberi genome, AGTATTGGGTTACTTGGTATTGCTAACAGTCAGAAAATGGCATTGAGGATGGAACCTATCTACCCAGATGATTTAAAAATGATTTTTGAGTTTACGATGATGAAAGATATCATTGGAAATACGTATTTTATTTTAGCGTTAGTACTGATATCTTTAGCATTAGCAGGACTAGTCTACGCCTTATATCGCTCAATTCGTTTAAGTAAACGTCAACAAATCATTCGTTTAGTATGTTTTGTTGTCTCAATCACAGGGCTATTTTATGCCAGTTTATTTAACCAACCAAACAATCTATTACGAAAAGAGTACAATAAAACTGCGCTATGGATTCCATATAGTCAAAAAATGAACTACTATAATACAGGTTTTATGGGTGGCTTTTTATATAATTTAAAAGTTGAAGCCATGGATGAACCAAAAAACTATTCAAAAGAAACAATCGACAAAATCGTCAAAAAATATGATACAAAAGCAAAAGAGAATAATGCTAAAAAGAAAAACAAAGAAAAACCTAATGTTGTATTTATTATGTCTGAAAGTTTTTCTGATCCTGAAAAGTTAGATGGCATTAAATTAAATAAAAGTCCTATTACTGATTTTAGGAGTGTGGCACGCCAGTCTGTTTATTCTGGCGAGATGTTGTCGCAAAACTATGGTGGTGGGACAGCAAATATCGAATTTGAAGCATTGACAGGAATTTCAATGGGATTACTTAATCCTCAAATGACGACACCATATACTATGATGTTACCTAAGAAAACGGAATTTCCATCGATTGTCTCGAGTTTAAAACAACAGGATTATCAAACAGTAGCTATCCATCCTTACAATACATCTATGTATAAACGCAAAGATGTTTATAATGTTCTTGGATTTAATCAGTTTTTAGATGAAAATACCATGACTCATAAGGAAAGGTTGTCAAATAATGGTTATATTTCAGATGCCTCAGCGTTTAGTGAAGTACTAGATGTGATGGAGAAATCTGATAAAGCATCGTTTGTCCATCTTGTGACAATGCAAACGCATATGCCATATAATAATAAATACACGGATTCACCTTATACATTGACGAACTCAGCATCTAGCTCCTCAATTGATAATTATGCGTTAGATATTTCATACACATCAAAAGCATTGAAACAATTTATTGAGGACATTAATAAATTAGATAGACAGACAATTGTGGTTTTCTGGGGGGATCACTTACCGTCTATCTATCCAGATGATATTGTTGAAAAAAACAACCCAATTACAACTCATTTAACAGAGTATTTAATTTATGATACATTGTCTCAGGGATCACATAAAGAAGAAGTCATGAGTCCGTTTTACTTTTCAAGTTTGATTACTCATTTTTCATCTGTTGAACAAACAGGATTTAATGCTCTATTACTTGAATTACAGAAAGTATTACCAGCATTTGAAAAACAAATGTATTATGTAAATGGAAAATGGGAAAAAGAAGTATCTTTTACTAAAGAAGAAAGAGAGATCTATGAGGACTATCAGTTAATGGTTTATGATTTGGTTTCAGGTAAAAAGTATGGTCAGAAGATGTTTGATGTCGAAACATAATATGAATTTTTTAAGAAAATAGTGAATTAATTGTAAGTTAAAAATTTTCATGATATAATCAAGTGGGATTATTCATAAGGGAGTAACTGGCAGTTCTACATACTGCGGTAATGCCACCAATCGAAATCATTACGTATTTCTGGTGTTACCTTAAATAGTGAGACTTATGTATGTAGTTAAGCATACGTAGGTCTTTTTTTATTTGACTTATGTATAGCGACAAATAAAAGGAGGAAAAGAGATGTCAGAGCAAAAAAAGAAGCAGTTGAATGATGCATTTTATGTTGAAGATGAGAAACAAGTGCTAGAAAAACTGCAATCAACTCCTAATGGGTTGAGTACTGCGGAGGCGGAAAAACGTCTTAAGGAGTATGGTCATAATCAATTGGATGAGGGAAAGAAAAAAAGTTTATTTAGTAAATTTTTAGACCAATTCAAAGATTTTATGATTATCATTTTACTTGCGGCAGCGGTGCTATCATTTTTCATGGGAGACCAAGTTGAAGCGATTATGATTATTGTCGTAGTATTTATTATGGCAATCTTTGGAGTGGTGCAAGAAGCAAAAGCTGAAGAAGCAATTGAAGCATTGAAAGATATGTCAACACCAAATGCTAATGTACGTCGTGATAACACAACTAAAACAGTTAGAAGTACAGATCTAGTACCTGGTGATATTGTGTTGCTAGAAGCCGGAGACGTGATTCCAGCTGATATGCGTTTGATTGAAACAGCGTCGTTAAAAATTGAAGAAGCAGCCTTAACTGGTGAATCCGTTCCAGTTGAAAAAGAAGATGTGGTTTTAGAAAAAGAAGATATTGGTATTGGTGATCGCATCAATATGGCCTATATGAACAGTAATGTCACATATGGTCGTGGTGTTGGTGTGGTAACAGGTACAGGAATGAATACTGAGGTTGGTAAGATTGCTAACATGTTAGCTCAAGCTGACGAAACAAATACACCATTAAAAGAAAATCTAAATAAATTAGGTAAGGTGTTATCTATTGCGATTATTTTCATCTGTATTGTGATGTTTGGAGTGGGAATGTTACGTGGTGGACATAATTGGATGGAAATGTTATTAACATCTGTATCATTAGCCGTTGCGGCAATTCCAGAAGGATTACCTGCGATTGTAACGATTATTTTAGCCTTAGGAACTCAAAAAATGGCTAAACGTAATGCTTTGGTAAGAAAATTGCCGGCTGTTGAAACGTTAGGTAGTACAGATATTATCTGTTCTGATAAAACAGGTACATTGACATTAAACCAAATGACAGTGGAAGAAGTGTTTACAAACAATGAATCAATTCGTGATTCAAAAGATATTCCATTAGATAACACAACCTTAAAAATCATGACATTTTGTAATGATACAAAAATTTCTGATGATGGCACGTTAATTGGTGACCCAACAGAAACTGCTTTAATTAAATATGGTGAAGATCGTGGTTATGATATTGCATCAAAATTAAAAG contains:
- a CDS encoding LTA synthase family protein; protein product: MVQRRVEQNQKKSWLKRIFTNPITKVLLTLIIVYLSNFYLQLSQNTWSFSLAWKFAMEWHVEKFLLGTLVLLFLDMFLMSLSGSFLIGNIIYITSIGLLGIANSQKMALRMEPIYPDDLKMIFEFTMMKDIIGNTYFILALVLISLALAGLVYALYRSIRLSKRQQIIRLVCFVVSITGLFYASLFNQPNNLLRKEYNKTALWIPYSQKMNYYNTGFMGGFLYNLKVEAMDEPKNYSKETIDKIVKKYDTKAKENNAKKKNKEKPNVVFIMSESFSDPEKLDGIKLNKSPITDFRSVARQSVYSGEMLSQNYGGGTANIEFEALTGISMGLLNPQMTTPYTMMLPKKTEFPSIVSSLKQQDYQTVAIHPYNTSMYKRKDVYNVLGFNQFLDENTMTHKERLSNNGYISDASAFSEVLDVMEKSDKASFVHLVTMQTHMPYNNKYTDSPYTLTNSASSSSIDNYALDISYTSKALKQFIEDINKLDRQTIVVFWGDHLPSIYPDDIVEKNNPITTHLTEYLIYDTLSQGSHKEEVMSPFYFSSLITHFSSVEQTGFNALLLELQKVLPAFEKQMYYVNGKWEKEVSFTKEEREIYEDYQLMVYDLVSGKKYGQKMFDVET